The sequence below is a genomic window from Bacteroidia bacterium.
AAAAGCTAGTGCCTCTGAAAATATACCATTCGTATTCTTCCATCTTTTTCCTAAGTTCGCACCATGGCTCAACCCCTTTTGGAAATCAAAAACCTGGTAACTGAATTTAGTAGCGATGGCTCCATACTAAAAGCAGTAAACGATGTTAGTTTTACCATTAACCGAGGCGAAACCGTTGGTATTGTTGGTGAATCAGGTTCCGGTAAATCAGTTACGTCATTAAGTGTGATGCGCTTAATACCTAATCCTCCGGGTAGAATAAGCGGTGGTGAAATAATTTACCATGGGAAAAATGGTCCTCAGGATTTATTAAAACTGAGCGATAAAGAAATGAGGTCTTTACGGGGAAATGAAATCGCCATGATTTTTCAGGAACCTATGACTTCCTTAAATCCGGTTTTTACTTGCGGAAATCAGGTTATGGAAGCAATTTTTCTGCACCAAAAGGTTAGTAAAGCCGAGGCAAAAAGTAAAACCATTGAACTGTTTAAGGAGGTTCAATTACCTCGTCCGGAAACAATTTTTGATTCTTACCCTCATCAATTAAGCGGAGGACAAAAGCAACGAGTGATGATTGCAATGGCTATGAGCTGCAATCCATCCGTATTAATTGCCGATGAACCAACTACGGCCCTGGACGTAACCGTACAAAAAACCATTTTGGAACTAATGCTCAAGTTGCAGCAACAACACGAAATGAGCATTATGTTTATTACCCACGACTTAGGTGTTATTGCTGAATTGGCTGATAAAGTTGTGGTGATGTATAAAGGTAAAGTGGTTGAACAAGGAAGTGTAAAAGATATTTTCAGTAATCCTCAACATCCGTATACAAAAGGATTGCTGGCCTGCAGACCCCCTTTGGATAAACGATTAAAATCCCTTCCGACGGTTAGTGACTTTATGACGGTTTCAGAAGAGGGTATTATCTCAGAAATTCCGCACAGCATTAAGGAAGTTACCGATGCTTATGTAGTAAGCAAAGAAGAAAGGGAAGCCAATCACCGGGAATTGTATTCCCGAACCCCGGTATTGGAAGTAAAAAACCTATGTACTTATTTTCCGCTAAATAAAGACTGGTTAGGAAAACCTAGAGATTATGTAAAAGCTGTTGACGACGTAAGTTTTAATGTGTATCCGGGCGAAACACTCG
It includes:
- a CDS encoding ABC transporter ATP-binding protein, with protein sequence MAQPLLEIKNLVTEFSSDGSILKAVNDVSFTINRGETVGIVGESGSGKSVTSLSVMRLIPNPPGRISGGEIIYHGKNGPQDLLKLSDKEMRSLRGNEIAMIFQEPMTSLNPVFTCGNQVMEAIFLHQKVSKAEAKSKTIELFKEVQLPRPETIFDSYPHQLSGGQKQRVMIAMAMSCNPSVLIADEPTTALDVTVQKTILELMLKLQQQHEMSIMFITHDLGVIAELADKVVVMYKGKVVEQGSVKDIFSNPQHPYTKGLLACRPPLDKRLKSLPTVSDFMTVSEEGIISEIPHSIKEVTDAYVVSKEEREANHRELYSRTPVLEVKNLCTYFPLNKDWLGKPRDYVKAVDDVSFNVYPGETLGLVGESGCGKTTLGRTILRLIEPTSGQAIFQGKDLASLSQADLREIRKDIQIIFQDPYSSLNPRITVGQAIMEPMQVHGILGSDAERKTRVMELLTRVNMQEQHFFRYPHEFSGGQRQRICIARALALRPKFIICDESVSALDVSIQAQVLNLLNELKRDNHFTYIFISHDLSVVKFMSDRMVVMNKGKIEEMGDADSIYENPQTEYTKKLIGAIPKGRLEDIEAAIRSKQVRLDSITF